The window CGGCGACGCGGGCGGCCGCATCCGCTCCCGCCGCGAGGCCCAGCGAGCGCAGCGGCTCCCCGACGATCCGATCGATGCGCTGACGTGGATCGAGCGATGAGTACGGGTCCTGGAAGACGGGCTGCACGCTCGCGCGGAACCGCCGCATGAGCGCGCGATCGCGCAGGACGAGGGGCGCGTCGTCGAAGCGCACCTCGCCGTCGCGCGGACGCGACAGTCCCAGCAGCAGGCGCAGGATCGTGGACTTGCCCGCGCCCGACTCGCCCACGAGGCCCACGGACTCGCCGGCGCCGACGGAGAGCGACACGTCTTCGAGAACGGTCTGCGACCCGTACGCGAACCCGGCCGTGCGAAGCTCCAGCACGCTCATCGCGCACCCCCTTCGTCCCGCGGACCCGCGTCGAGGGCCGTGTCGAGGATGCGTGCACTGCCGATCAGCTGCGCCGTGTACGGGTGCGCGGGCTCGGTGAGCACCGACGCCACCGTCCCCTGTTCGATCATCGAGCCCTGGCGCAGCACGATCACACGCTCGGCCATACGGGAGATCACCGCGAGGTCGTGACTGATGAACAGCAGTGCCATCCCGCGGTCGGCGACCAGGCGCTCGAGCAGCGCGAGCACGCCGTCCTGCACCGTGACGTCCAGGGCCGTGGTCGGCTCATCCGCGATCAGCAGACGCGGCTGAGCCGCCAGCGCGATCGCGATGGCGATGCGCTGACGCTGACCGCCCGACAGCTCGTGCGGGTACGCGCGAGCGATGCGGGAGTCGGGTAGGGCGACCTCCGCCAGTGCCGCGGCGACGGCATCGCGCAGCGCCGCGCCGCGGAGCCCCCGCCAGCGCCGCAGCGGCTCGGCGATCTGATTCCCCACCCGCATCAGCGGGTCGAGGGCGGTCAGCGGCTCCTGGAACACGATCTGCGCGACGGGGCCCCGCAGGCTCCGCAGGTCCGCATCCCGCGTGCCGACGACCTCCCGGTCGTCGAGCCGGATCGAACCGGATGCGGACAACGCCTGCGGCAGCAGACCCAGCACCGCGAGGGCGGTGAGCGACTTTCCGGATCCGGACTCGCCGATCACCCCGACGCGCTCGCCGGGCGCGACCTCGAACGAGATGTCGCGTACGGGCGTGACATCGCCGGCGCGCACCGACAGTCCGGCCACCGAGAGAAGGCTCATCGCGACCTCCGACGGGTCGGGTCGGTCCACTCGCGCAGTCCGTCGGCGAGGAAGTTGATGCCCAGCACGAGCGCCACGATCGCGATGCCGGGCGCGATGGCCCCCACGGGTGCGGTCAGCACGGTGCCCTGCGCCTCCTGCAGCATGCGCCCCCACGATGCGTTGGGCGGCGGGGCCCCGAGACCGAGGTACGACAGGCTCGCCTCCGCGAGCACCGCGATGCCGAACTGCAGCGCGAGGCTCACGAGCAGCGTCGGCGCGATGTTGGGCAGGACGTGCTGGCGGATGATGCCTCCCAGGCGCGTCCCGCTCGTGCGTGCCGCGATCACGTACTGCTCGCCGAGGACGCGGCGCGCAAGGATGCGGGTCAACCGGGCGACCACGGCCGACATCGCCAGCCCGATCGCGAGGATCGCCGAGAACAGCGACGGGCCCTGTACGGCGACCACGAGCATCGCGAGCAGCAGGACGGGGAACGCGATCACCACGTCGAGAGCGGCCGAGAGCGTGTCGTCGAGCCACGGGCGGGCGAACGCGGCCACGAGCCCCAGCGAGATCCCGATCACGGCGGCGATCAGCACCGCGCCCGCCCCGACCGTCAGAGCGATGCGGGCGCCCACCATGAGCTGGCTCAGCAGGTCG is drawn from Microbacterium binotii and contains these coding sequences:
- a CDS encoding ATP-binding cassette domain-containing protein; the protein is MSLLSVAGLSVRAGDVTPVRDISFEVAPGERVGVIGESGSGKSLTALAVLGLLPQALSASGSIRLDDREVVGTRDADLRSLRGPVAQIVFQEPLTALDPLMRVGNQIAEPLRRWRGLRGAALRDAVAAALAEVALPDSRIARAYPHELSGGQRQRIAIAIALAAQPRLLIADEPTTALDVTVQDGVLALLERLVADRGMALLFISHDLAVISRMAERVIVLRQGSMIEQGTVASVLTEPAHPYTAQLIGSARILDTALDAGPRDEGGAR
- a CDS encoding ABC transporter permease, yielding MSGAELKARTDAVATASVRRRRPHATLIIGIVLVGLVVLTAIVSLVWLPYPLSDISGDRLEPPGPAHLLGTDRLGRDLLSQLMVGARIALTVGAGAVLIAAVIGISLGLVAAFARPWLDDTLSAALDVVIAFPVLLLAMLVVAVQGPSLFSAILAIGLAMSAVVARLTRILARRVLGEQYVIAARTSGTRLGGIIRQHVLPNIAPTLLVSLALQFGIAVLAEASLSYLGLGAPPPNASWGRMLQEAQGTVLTAPVGAIAPGIAIVALVLGINFLADGLREWTDPTRRRSR